In Carassius auratus strain Wakin unplaced genomic scaffold, ASM336829v1 scaf_tig00000254, whole genome shotgun sequence, the following proteins share a genomic window:
- the LOC113068853 gene encoding EGF-like and EMI domain-containing protein 1, which translates to MDIHAVMLLFLLTEIRSSCCHRALQPFMPNVCSAQERIITAEKQPCVMAFTHMVKVWRQGCTGHAWCMDYERRIAYYIGYRPVYTQDFKTTYKCCPGWSQLNTEAGCLYPLCTYGVCFNGGVCTGRLNQLCDCPAGFNGSSCQYGEYTSYLSFEPQLYLILIVLGECQLACVMNFNRLCSISVTITQIKGCFSSFL; encoded by the exons ATGGATATACACGCGGTGATGTTATTATTCCTGCTTACAGAGATCCGTTCATCGTGCTGTCATCGGGCTCTGCAGCCTTTTAT GCCAAATGTCTGCTCAGCACAAGAGAGAATCatcacagctgagaaacagccATGTGTAATGGCTTTTACACACATGGTGAAGGTTTGGAGGCAAGGATGCACAGGTCATGCTTGGTGTATGGACTATGAGAGGAG GATTGCTTACTACATAGGCTACAGGCCGGTCTACACACAAGATTTTAAGACTACATACAAATGCTGTCCTGGATGGTCCCAGCTCAATACAGAGGCGGGCTGCCTCTATC CTCTCTGCACTTATGGTGTCTGCTTTAATGGGGGTGTGTGTACAGGGCGCTTGAATCAACTGTGTGACTGCCCCGCAGGATTCAATGGATCCAGCTGTCAGTATGGTGAGTACACAAGTTATCTGAGCTTTGAACCACAGCTCTATCTCATTCTTATAGTGCTCGGTGAATGTCAGTTGGCGTGTGTGATGAATTTTAACCGACTGTGTTCCATCAGTGTCACGATAACACAAATAAAAGGCTGTTTTTCTTCCTTCCTATGA